A window of Puntigrus tetrazona isolate hp1 chromosome 11, ASM1883169v1, whole genome shotgun sequence contains these coding sequences:
- the mrps16 gene encoding 28S ribosomal protein S16, mitochondrial: protein MVHLSSFLLKKYQGGYVVIRLALGGATNRPFYRIVAAYNKRSRDGKYIEQLGSYDPLPNIHNEKLVAFNYDRIKYWIACGAHTTRPVAKLLGLAGFFPLHPMTITEAERRQKMAFTEVKTDSQEQAEQKEAL, encoded by the exons CTTCTTTCCTGCTCAAAAAATATCAGGGTGGGTATGTGGTCATCAGGTTGGCACTAGGAGGTGCCACTAACAGACCCTTCTACCGCATTGTAGCTGCTTATAATAAACGGTCAAGAGATGGCAAATATATTGAGCAACTGGGCTCATATGACCCTCTCCCAAACATACACAATGAAAAACTTGTCGCCTTCAATTACGATAGAATCAAGTACTGGATTGCTTGTGGGGCTCATACAACAAGACCGGTGGCCAAACTTCTAG GATTGGCTGGATTTTTCCCACTGCATCCAATGACAATTACAGAAGCGGAGCGGAGACAAAAGATGGCTTTCACAGAAGTTAAAACAGACAGTCAAGAACAAGCAGAGCAAAAGGAGGCGctgtaa